DNA sequence from the Gallaecimonas pentaromativorans genome:
TTTGGCGCCCTGCCCGACCAGCGGCTAAACGCTCGCAAGTTGCTGTCCAACCGGCGCTTTTTATGTGCCTCCCCCCGCTATCTCGCCGAGCATGGCACCCCGGCGCAATTGGCAGATCTGGCCAGCCACCAGTGCATTATCCACCGCCAAAACGAAGATGCCTTTGGGCTGTGGCGCTTTATCGACGCCCAGCACAGCGAGGTGGTAAAAGTACAAGGGGCCCTTTCCAGCAATGACGGCGACGTGGTGCTGGGCTGGGCGCTGGACGGCCACGGCATTCTTATCCGCTCCCAGTGGGACCTGGATAAATACCTGAAAAGCGGCCGCCTGAGGCAGGTATTGCCCCAGTGCCGCCTGCCGGACGCCGACCTTTACCTCTACTACCCCAGCAAAAGCCACCAAAGCGCCAGGGTGCGGGCCTTTATCGACTTTCTGGCCGAGCAGTTTGCGCCATGAAAAAGGCGCCCGAAGGCGCCTTATTTAGTCTTTGGGATTGGCCGTTTCCCCAGGCTGCGCGGTGGTGGCGATATCGCTCCACACCTTTTTGTGCCAAAAGCCGCCCACATTAAGGCCCTGCCAGGCCAGACGCACCCAGCGAATAACGGCAAAGCTCAGCCAAATGGCCCACAGCAACATCGCCCCCTTGTACACCCACAGCGGCAGGTTAAAGGCCCAAAGCGCCGGCAGGGCGCCGTCGCTTAAATCCTGGTACCAATGCAGGTGGTTGCTGCTGGCGTCGCTGACCATCATGTCAGGCCTTGAGAGCAGCCCGGCCGGCACCGAGAACACCAACAACAGCAAGGCCAAGGCACTTAAGATAAGTAGCGCCACCTGCAGCGGGTTGAACCAGCTTTTCGCCAGCAAATCGGCCTTACCGGCCCGCCATCTCACTGCCATCAGCCAGACCAGCACCAACACCAGCACGCTCCAGGCCTGGGTAGAGAGCCCCAGCCCCAACAGCAGCAGATCGCCAAAGCCGATGGGCAACAGCGCCGTGCGGCTAAGGCCCCAGGCCAGCAGCAAAAACACCACCAGCGCGCTCCAATAAAGCACCACCGGCCCCATCACCGGACCATGGGTAAAGAGCAGCCAGCGGTCGCTGCCAAGGCTGAGGTTAATGTCGATATTGGCAGCGCCAAGGCCGAGGTTGATGTCAGGCAGCCCCTGCACCAGGCTCACGCCCTGGGTGCTGCGAAGCTTGATGCCAAGGTTGTGCTCGCCAGGCAGGATGGGCAGGGTTAACGCATCGGCGTCTTTGGCAAGCACCAGCGGCGCGCCGTCCTGGCGGGCGTCCACCAGCTCCCAGCCCGCCGGCAAGGTGAGCTTGTGCTTGCCGCCAAGAGTGGCGCGATACTCGATGACCAACTGGCCACTGCTGCCGTGCCCGGCTACATCCAGCGACAAAGTCACCCCGTCAAAGGCCAGGGTATCGCCCCCCAGTTGGCGCGGCCTGCTCAAGGTGACCGCCAGGGTCTCGCCGCCTCTTGGCTGGTAGAGTTGTTGCCAGTCTTCGCCATTGAGGCTTTGTATCTGCGGCGTGCCGGTGGCCTCTAGGCGCCAAAGATTGGTGGGCTCAAGGCGCCATTGCTCCACCCGCTGCCTGAGTGGCGGCGCGGTGAGGGTAAGGTGCTCGCGCCGCTCCAAGATGCCGGTAAAGCGCAGCTGTGACTGGCCGGCGGCAAAGTTAAGTTGCACCCCATCAGGCCCTTGCGGCAGCTCGCTTTGCAGCCGCTCACCGCTAAGCAAGGGGATAAAGACCGAAAACGGCTGGCTCTCGGGCGCCATACGGATAACCTGGGTGTCCACCGACCAACGCTCGCCAAAATGCAAGGTGCGAACCACCTTCACGTAGGGTTTGACGCTGAGCTTGCCGGTTTTGAAATCCGCCGCGTCTTTTATTTCCCGCTCCAGCACCAGGCTATTGCCACTTAGATGACCACTGCTAAGCCCCTGGGCCTGCCAGCCTCTCAAGGTGACCAAAACGCGGTTTGGCACCAGCCTAAAGCCGAGGTTGACCCTGTCTGCATCGGCCGCCGGGCCAGAGAGGGTTAACTGGTGGCGGCCTTTAGCCAGGGCCACCCACAGCGCGCCATCGTGCCAGCTGGTGGCGCTGGGCGCGCCGTCAACCAATACCGTATCGGGCAGCCAGCTGCCGGGAGCGCCGGGAATGGGCAAGGCACGGCTCGCCAGCGCCTCGGCGCTAAGTTCAAGCTGCCAGCGGCCGTCTTGGGCGCTTAAGGTGGCCTCATCAAGAGCGCCGCAATAAGGGGCACATTCTGGCGGCGCCGTGAGGCGCGCCTTTAAGGCATCGAGCATCTGGCCATCCGGCAGGGCCGCTTCGGCCGGTTTTGGCAGGGGCGAGAGCATTAGCGCCAGCACCAGCGCCGCCCCTTTTGCTGGCCAGCGGCCTTTAAGCTCCCTGGTCAGCCAGGCAAAGAGCCCGAGCATGGCAAGGGCAATGAGCGGCGCCCTTAGCCAATAGGGAAGCACCCAAAGATGCAGGCTTT
Encoded proteins:
- a CDS encoding LysR family transcriptional regulator; its protein translation is MKSDNSTEMQFFVLLAQTGSLSGAARALDITPPAATKRLAQLENRLGVRLVNRTTRRISLTQEGTTYLHHARHILASIAEMEDAVTTAGQTLQGLIRVNSTLGFGRTTIAPLVSRFAKRHPGLEVQLDLTDKPVDLVAQGIDLAVRFGALPDQRLNARKLLSNRRFLCASPRYLAEHGTPAQLADLASHQCIIHRQNEDAFGLWRFIDAQHSEVVKVQGALSSNDGDVVLGWALDGHGILIRSQWDLDKYLKSGRLRQVLPQCRLPDADLYLYYPSKSHQSARVRAFIDFLAEQFAP